One region of Drosophila kikkawai strain 14028-0561.14 chromosome 2R, DkikHiC1v2, whole genome shotgun sequence genomic DNA includes:
- the LOC108081843 gene encoding LOW QUALITY PROTEIN: uncharacterized protein (The sequence of the model RefSeq protein was modified relative to this genomic sequence to represent the inferred CDS: inserted 1 base in 1 codon; deleted 7 bases in 4 codons), with protein MERHSDYDNRALYSQEFSLMREAYTIVEPIADIIRAKCFLNGTSIYYNGVHFYVRPPDEMQRSFLGLPPLRSASSPDSGSLSVLILDLDSVPQLHFARSMPQTANFLFSLPHVELKGFNRLGSNFESLIPHQTSVLHFSVVDGLNKDSFYDTVXGKVEENLPLALLFYLISNLRVNNHRLVTAYDLHATLLDLAYLTSIKDNWVEQRSLDLVAQGRDLPRGISLFLPVPNSRDCSAAEVPTKYCQSQKLAEVSITDRKVLQAALFIVESINRALHMHIPPCHKLSLKLVLATGKWQRPKDEVHSELLIRLLTTPGEGQLEGVVRNTGHELALNGPALRTYAYENDSYCIDKYLVNMYCFCPQMSKVLKT; from the exons ATGGAGCGGCACTCCGACTACGACAATCGGGCTTTGTACAGTCAGGAATTCAGCCTGATGAGGGAA GCATATACTATAGTTGAGCCGATTGCGGACATCATCCGGGCCAAGTGCTTCTTGAACGGGACGAGCATCTAT TATAATGGAGTTCACTTCTATGTCCGCCCGCCAGATGAAATGCAACGCAGCTTTCTGGGCCTGCCACCGTTGAGATCTGCTTCTAGTCCGGACTCCGGA AGCTTGTCGGTGTTGATTTTGGACTTGGACTCCGTCCCCCAACTGCACTTTGCGCGGAGTATGCCCCAGACCGCCAACTTTCTCTTCTCGCTGCCACACGTCGAACTGAAGGGCTTTAATCGATTAGGCAGCAATTTCGAAAGCCTGATACCTCATC AGACATCGGTTCTTCACTTTTCTGTGGTAGACGGGCTAAATAAGGATTCTTTTTACGACACGG CGGGAAAGGTGGAGGAGAATTTGCCGCTGGCCCTACTCTTCTACCTCATCTCCAACCTAAGGGTGAATAATCACCGCCTGGTCACGGCCTACGATCTTCACGCCACGCTCCTGGACTTGGCCTACTTGACGTCCATCAAAGATAATTGGGTCGAGCAGCGCAGTCTCGATCTTGTGGCCCAGGGAAGGGATCTGCCGCGGGGAATAAGCTTATTCCTACCAGTGCCGAACTCTAGGGACTGTAGCGCAGCTGAAGTACCCACGAAGTATTGCCAGAGTCAGAAGCTTGCAGAAGTGTCCATAACGGACCGGAAGGTTTTACAGGCCGCTCTCTTTATTGTCGAAAGCATCAACAGGGCTCTGCACATGCATATTCCACCGTGCCACAAGTTGTCACTGAAACTAGTGTTGGCTACCGGCAAGTGGCAACGACCGAAGGATGAGGTCCATTCTGAGCTCTTGATTAGGCTACTAACCACTCCTGGCGAGGGCCAGTTAGAAGGTGTCGTAAGGAACACTGGTCATGAACTTGCCTTAAACGGACCTGCACTGCGCACATATGCGTACGAAAACGACTCGTACTGCATAGATAAATATCTGGTTAATATGTATTGCTTTTGTCCCCAAATGTCAAAGGTCCTTAAAACGTAA